A DNA window from Hevea brasiliensis isolate MT/VB/25A 57/8 chromosome 2, ASM3005281v1, whole genome shotgun sequence contains the following coding sequences:
- the LOC110664203 gene encoding probable pectin methylesterase CGR2, whose translation MSRRPGNFPSRRDNGGAFFAFNGKSRNAPYFPIFLIVLGALLIFAYLYRGSGEFGGNKWALSRIEGDFACTVEVQRAIPVLKKAYGDSMRKVLHVGPDTCSVVSKLLKEEETEAWGVEPYDIEDVDGHCRALVQKGTVRFADIKFPLPYRPKSFSLVIVSDALDYLSPRYLNKTLPDLARVSIEGLVIFTGFPGQHRAKVAEVSKFGRAAKLRSSTWWARYFIQTSLEENEVALKKFEHAAAKKSYNPGCQVFHLKILDGCSHLKLGFTHFNESCNLKQQVV comes from the exons ATGTCAAGGAGGCCGGGGAACTTCCCCTCTCGGCGAGACAACGGAGGCGCTTTCTTCGCCTTCAATGGCAAGTCGCGCAATGCCCCCTATTTCCCAATTTTTCTTATTGTCCTG GGTGCGCTCCTTATTTTTGCCTATTTGTACAGGGGCTCAG GAGAATTTGGTGGTAACAAATGGGCTCTTAGCAGGATTGAAG GTGATTTTGCATGCACAGTAGAGGTTCAACGGGCAATTCCAGTTTTGAAGAAGGCCTATGGTGACAGCATGCGTAAAGTTTTGCATGTTGGCCCTGATACTTGTTCAGTGGTCTCTAAATTGCTGAAAGAAGAGGAAACTGAAGCCTGGGGTGTGGAACCATATGATATTGAGGATGTGGATGGTCACTGCCGAGCTCTAGTGCAGAAAGGCACTGTGCGTTTTGCTGATATCAAGTTTCCTCTTCCTTACAGGCCAAAATCATTTTCTCTTGTAATTGTATCGGATGCATTGGATTACTTGTCTCCAAGATACCTCAACAAAACGCTTCCAGATTTGGCAAGGGTATCAATAGAGGGACTTGTAATATTTACAG GCTTTCCTGGTCAGCACAGAGCTAAAGTTGCAGAAGTGTCCAAGTTTGGAAGAGCA GCAAAATTGAGGAGCTCAACTTGGTGGGCACGATACTTCATCCAGACCAGCTTAGAAGAAAATGAAGTGGCTCTCAAGAAGTTTGAGCACGCTGCAGCCAAGAAGTCATACAACCCGGGTTGCCAAGTTTTCCACCTCAAG ATCTTGGACGGATGTTCTCACCTAAAATTAGGTTTTACACACTTCAATGAGTCTTGTAATTTGAAACAGCAGGTTGTTTAG